The genomic interval TGCATTATATTCCCGCTCGGCGTTTGGGCCGACCAATGAATGCACAAGACTATCGAGGTAAATATGGATCTCTCCACTTACACGACCCAGCAGCTTAACGAGCTCAAGAAAGATATTGATAAAGAGATTAATAGCCGGCGCAAGGAAGATGCGAAAAAGGCCCAGCAGGAAATCAAGCAGGTTGCCGAGCGCTACGGCTTTAATCTCACGGATCTGGTGGCAGGGCAGCCAGCCCGCACCCGGTCCAAGGGGAAAGTCCGTTTCCAGCATCCCGCAGACGCCAGCAAAACCTGGTCCGGGCGCGGGCGTAAACCCGGCTGGGTCAAGGAGTGGGAGGCCAGCGGCCGCTCGGTGGAGGAGCTTCGGGTCGACTGAACCCGCCGGGTCGCCTCATGGTGATGCGAGACGCCCTTGCCCGCACCTCGGCAGGCAGGGCGTCTCGCTTTAAGGCGGCGTTTCAGGAGGTGCGGTGTCGCTCTATGAGGCGTTTCTGCAGGGCCTGAAGATCGTCGGTCAAACGCACCGGATACGCGCCCGGATCCTTTAGTCTCTGCAGGGGCTGGGGCAATGCCTGCAGGGTCAGATTGCACCGTTCCCGCGCCGCTTGCAGACTCGGGTCAAACGCGGGTTCAATCCGCTTGCCCTGTTCCATTACCGTCGCCAGTAGGGCCTCTCCGGCACCGCGCTCTTCGAACAGGCCGAGGGTGTCGCCGGCCAGGATTCCGCCGTCCCCGTACTCGCGGAAAATCTGTTTGCGGCCCGGCAGGTCCGTCTTGCCTTCCGAGTGCTTGCCTCGGGGCGAGCCACCGTACTGATGCAGCTTGTAGGCGGAGTCAAGGAAAGCCACGTCCGCCGAGGTGTCCACGCTGGAGCCCACCCCCACGCCGTCAATGGGCGCACCGGCGGCAATCAGCGCCTCGATTCGATACTCATCAAGGCCGCCGCTGACCAAAATGCGGGTGTCCTGCAGGCCACCGGCATCGAGAATCTCTCGGACCATGGTGGCGTTGGCCGCCAGGTCGCCGCTGTCGATGCGGACGGCCTTGACGGGAATTTTCCGGTCAGCCAGGCGGGCCCCCAAATCCACAACCCGCTGTGCGGCCTGTCGGACATCGTAGGTATCGATCAACAGGATCGTGTTGTCCGGGTGATTGAGGGCGAAGCGTTCGAAAGCCTCGGCTTCGCAGTCGTGGGCGAGGACGAACGCATGGGCCATCGTGCCAGTGGCCGGGATACCATAGCGGGCGCTGGCCAGGCAGGTGGCTGTGGCCTGAAATCCGGCCAGATAACAGGCCCGGGCTGCCCAGGTGCCGGCTTCGCCGCCGTGGGCCCGGCGCATGCCGAAGTCGATTACGGGTGTCTGCCGCGCGGCCAATATGCAGCGCGCCGCCTTGCTGGCGATCAGGGTCTGGTAGTGAATGATGTTCATCAGGCGCGACTCGATGAACTGTGCCTCGGGAAGCGGTGCCACCACCTGCACCAGCGGCTCCTCGGCAAAAAAGGCGGTGCCTTCGGGTAAGGCGGTCACGGTACCGGTGAATCGGAAATCGGCCATCCGATCGACAAAATCCGCGGAGAAAAATCCGGACTCGCGCATCCAGTCGAGCTCGTCGGGCTTGAACTGGAGCTGCTCAAGCCATTCCAGTGCCTGCTCCAGACCCGCGGCGATGAAATAACCTCTTTGCGGCGAGTGACGCATGAAAAGCTCAAAGACCGCCTCGCCGGTCATGCCATGCTCGTAGTAGGTCTGCAGCATGGTCAGCTCGTACAGATCGGTGAGCAGAGGGGTGCGTTCCAGGTTCATGGTGTGCTGTCCTTGGTGCCCATACGGCTAACTGCGCAGACCGGTGCCTTGACGCAGCAGCCACATGCTGAGGCCACTGCCGGCGGCAATGAAAGCGAAAATAATGGCATAGGCGATGCCCAGCGGTATGTCCGAGCTCCCCAGGATGCCGTATCTAAACGCGTTGACCATGTAGAGAATCGGATTGGCCAGGGAAACCGTCTGCCAGAACTCCGGCAGCATGGACACCGAGTAGAACACGCCACCCAGATAAGTGAGCGGCGTGAGGATGAAGGTGGGCACGATGGCGATGTCGTCGAATTTCTTGGCGAACACCCCATTCAAGAAGCCACCAATGGAGAACAGCACCGCGGTGAGGAACACCACCGAGATGGTGACCGGGATGTTGTGCACCCGCAGATCAGCAAAGAAGCTGGCAATGATCGTTACAATCAGCCCGGTGAACAGTCCGCGACCGACTCCGCCCGCCACGTAACCGGCCAGAATCACGTAATTGGGGGTTGGAGAAACCAGCAGCTCCTCGATGTGGCGCTGGAATTTCGCCCCGAAAAACGACGAAACCACATTGGTGTACGAGTTGGTGATCACCGACATCATGATGATCCCCGGCGCGATGAACTCCATGAAGCTGTAGCCGTCCATGGGCCCGATACGGGAACCGATCAGGCTGCCAAAGATGATGAAATAGAGCGTCATGGTTATGGCCGGAGGGACCAGTGTCTGGACCCAGATGCGCAGATAGCGGTGAGTCTCTTTCCACGCCAGGGTGCGCAGGGCCGTCAATGTCTGTCGGGGGTATGCGGGATAGAGGGCTGCCATGGTCAGTCCGTTCCTGCGGCCGCGGTGGCCGGTTCCTTGCCGAGCATTCGCACGAAGAGCTCTTCCAGCCGGTTGGACTTGTTTTTCATGCTGGTGACGTTGACTCCGCTGCCATGGAGGCGTTCAAAAAGATCGGTTAGTGTTTGCTCGCCACGGATTTCCACTTCCACGGTGCGTTCGTCCACCGGAACCACGTGGAATTCCGGGAGCTCCGGCAGGCGGTTGATTGGCGCATCAATATCCAGCAGGAAGCTCTGGCTTTTCAGCTTCGACAGCAGCGAGCGCACGTCGGTGTTTTCGACAATTTCCCCACCATCGATAATGCCAATATTGCGGCACAGGGACTCGGCTTCCTCGAGGTAGTGGGTGGTGAGGATGATGGTGGTGCCTCGCTCGTTAATGTCGCGCAGGAACGTCCACATGGAACGGCGCAACTCGATGTCCACCCCCGCCGTGGGTTCGTCCAGAATGAGCAGGCGCGGTTCATGAATCAGCGCCCTGGCGATCATCAACCGCCGTTTCATGCCTCCGGACAGGGTGCGGGACGTCGCATCCCGCTTACCCCACAAATCCAATTCCCGTAGATAGCGCTCGGCCCGTTCCCGGGCGGTCGTTCGATCAATTCCGTAATAGCCCGCCTGGTTGAGCACGATGTCTCCGACGGTTTCGAACTGGTTGAAATTGAACTCCTGAGGGACCAGACCGAGGTTGGATTTGGCTTCCCAGGAGTCCCGGAACAGGTCATGGCCGAAGACTTCCACCTCACCGGAGGTAGGCGTCACCAGTGAGGCAACAATCCCGATGATGGTGGTCTTGCCGGCCCCGTTGGGTCCGAGCAGGCCAAAAAAGTCTCCGGGGGCAACGTCCAGGTCCACATTACGAAGAGCGGTGACTCCGCCGGAGTACGTTTTGTTCAACTGGCGCAGAGAAAGCGCGTTCATGGATATTCAAACCGGTTGGGTAGATCACCGGGCGGCAATCAAAGACGGCAAAGGTAGCCGCTGGCACCGCTTCGGTGCAACCGCTGCCCCCGCGCAGAGGCAGCGATCCCAATGGACACCCTATCCCCGCCGGCGTACAATTTCGCGGGTTATATCGATGACGGGAGGGCTCCGCGGAACCCTCCCGTTTTTGCGAGCAGGCGGGGTAGTTGGCGTGAGCGACAACGCGATTCTGGCATTAGAGGATGGTTCGGTTTTTCATGGCAGAGCCCTGGGAGCTCGCGGCAGGACTTGTGGAGAAGTGTGTTTCAACACGGCCATGACCGGCTATCAGGAAATCTGCACAGACCCCTCCTATTATGGCCAGCTGGTAACGCTGACCTACCCGCATATTGGCAACACCGGCACCAATCCGCTGGACGAAGAGGCCGATGGCACCCAGCTCGCCGGGCTGGTGATCCGCGACCAGCCCGTGCGGCTGAGTAACTGGCGCTCCACCGAGGGTTTGCCCGACTATCTCTCACGTAACGGGGTGGTGGGGATTTGCGAAATTGACACTCGCCGGCTGACGCGACTCCTGCGGGACAAGGGCGCGCAGAAGGGCT from Spiribacter sp. 2438 carries:
- a CDS encoding ABC transporter ATP-binding protein, producing MNALSLRQLNKTYSGGVTALRNVDLDVAPGDFFGLLGPNGAGKTTIIGIVASLVTPTSGEVEVFGHDLFRDSWEAKSNLGLVPQEFNFNQFETVGDIVLNQAGYYGIDRTTARERAERYLRELDLWGKRDATSRTLSGGMKRRLMIARALIHEPRLLILDEPTAGVDIELRRSMWTFLRDINERGTTIILTTHYLEEAESLCRNIGIIDGGEIVENTDVRSLLSKLKSQSFLLDIDAPINRLPELPEFHVVPVDERTVEVEIRGEQTLTDLFERLHGSGVNVTSMKNKSNRLEELFVRMLGKEPATAAAGTD
- a CDS encoding nicotinate phosphoribosyltransferase; amino-acid sequence: MNLERTPLLTDLYELTMLQTYYEHGMTGEAVFELFMRHSPQRGYFIAAGLEQALEWLEQLQFKPDELDWMRESGFFSADFVDRMADFRFTGTVTALPEGTAFFAEEPLVQVVAPLPEAQFIESRLMNIIHYQTLIASKAARCILAARQTPVIDFGMRRAHGGEAGTWAARACYLAGFQATATCLASARYGIPATGTMAHAFVLAHDCEAEAFERFALNHPDNTILLIDTYDVRQAAQRVVDLGARLADRKIPVKAVRIDSGDLAANATMVREILDAGGLQDTRILVSGGLDEYRIEALIAAGAPIDGVGVGSSVDTSADVAFLDSAYKLHQYGGSPRGKHSEGKTDLPGRKQIFREYGDGGILAGDTLGLFEERGAGEALLATVMEQGKRIEPAFDPSLQAARERCNLTLQALPQPLQRLKDPGAYPVRLTDDLQALQKRLIERHRTS
- a CDS encoding ABC transporter permease; translated protein: MAALYPAYPRQTLTALRTLAWKETHRYLRIWVQTLVPPAITMTLYFIIFGSLIGSRIGPMDGYSFMEFIAPGIIMMSVITNSYTNVVSSFFGAKFQRHIEELLVSPTPNYVILAGYVAGGVGRGLFTGLIVTIIASFFADLRVHNIPVTISVVFLTAVLFSIGGFLNGVFAKKFDDIAIVPTFILTPLTYLGGVFYSVSMLPEFWQTVSLANPILYMVNAFRYGILGSSDIPLGIAYAIIFAFIAAGSGLSMWLLRQGTGLRS
- a CDS encoding H-NS family nucleoid-associated regulatory protein: MHKTIEVNMDLSTYTTQQLNELKKDIDKEINSRRKEDAKKAQQEIKQVAERYGFNLTDLVAGQPARTRSKGKVRFQHPADASKTWSGRGRKPGWVKEWEASGRSVEELRVD